A segment of the Manis javanica isolate MJ-LG chromosome 10, MJ_LKY, whole genome shotgun sequence genome:
CTTTCTTCACTTTCAAGGAGCTCGTTGCCTATTATTTTCAGACGTGTGCTGGTCCCTCTAGGGTGACTGAAGCCTCACATGTTTATGCTCTTTTAGTTAGACTTggactctcttttccttccctttggaGCTTGCCCAAGACAGACAGTCAGTCAAAGATCCACACAGACTGATATGATGGCAAGGCATTCATGAGGcaagaggagggaggtgggggagtcAGCAAATGAGTGAGAGAAATTGCAGAGAGTtttggggttggggtggaggccTTGACTTGAGTAGACGTCACTCAGTGCCCCGATAATGATCGCACATATAGGATATGGCTATTGATCATGGGAGATTATGTTGAAGGACTGATCCCCCTAGGTCTGTGCATAGGCTGGGGGCAGTTGGGAAATGTAAAGAGACAGAAGGTGCTTCAGGAGTGGGTCCTGTGCTGGAGACTTGTTCTGCCACCACGTCTGCGCCCATGGGTCTGTATTGTTTATGGATCAGACCTCTCTCATGTTGTACCACTTAGCTCTCTCTGTTCCAAGTTCCCATTTTCCTGTCAGTCTTCCCCAGGTGTCAGTTATTCAAAGGTAGGAATTTTGTTTGCTTAATCTTGGTGTCTTGTTCCCCTAGTGGGTTCCAAACCAGTTAAGAAATCAGGAATTGGAGAGCCAAAACATCAGCTTTGTTGCTGGTAAATGCCGTAGAAGAATGTAGCTGGGACTTAAGGTCAGCTTGGGCttctttttggtctgaaaaatttTCAGATATACAGCAAAGATGAATTTTACAGTGAACATTCATACACCTACCACCTAAATCATATCATTAACGTTTTACTATACTTGGTTTATCATATCCAAAAGGAGCTTTTAAACCACCCTCTTACCCTAGGCCAGACCAGGAGCCCATAGGTGGGGAAATTCTGTTTGCATTAAGGACACTTCATCAGCTGGCCAAAATCTTAAGAGTTTAAGTTCATAGGAGAATGACTTTTAATATCTTACTCCTGCCCTGATGTTAAGCTGACATCTCACCTGTTAGATAAATCCCTTCTTGCATGAGGAGGAGCCAGTCAAATGTGGGAGGAAAGACAGATGTTCTCTCCAATGTTTCTGAAGGGGCTGAAGTTCCTATTTTAACATTTAGAACATAGGGGGAAATGATTCCCTTACACTCAATACCCAGCAGAAAGCCTGGAACAGAACTGGCATCCAGCAGTGTTtgtttagtgaatgaatgagGACACCAAGATGAACATGACATGGTTCCAGCATTTAAACGCTCACAGAAATTGCACAAATAATTATAACTAATGCCAAAATGACCTATTATTTGAGTCAGGGAAGGCTGCACAGGAGAGGTTGATTTGAACTGTCCTGAGTGATGAAAAGCCTTATAAAGCCCAACAGCTAAACACTAAGAGGCagacaataccaagtgctgatgaggatgtggaataattggaaccctcatacattattggtggtgggaatgtaaaatggtgtagctacTTGGAAAACAGCCTGGAAGTACTTGAAAGAGTTAAATACAGAATTACAGTACGACCCAACTTCTGCTACCAGGAATGTGCCCAATATCATTGAAAGCATTTGTCTATATAAAAACTTGTctaaaaatgttcatagcagtactaTTCATAATCGCTCAAAAATACAAACAACCCAATGTCcctcaactgatgaatggataaattagttgtatatccatacaattgaatattatttagTATAgtataagtgaataaataaatgaatactattTAGCTGCAAAAAGTAACAAAATTCTGACATGCTGcacaaaccttgaaaacatgctcagtgaaagaaaccagatacaaaaggccacatattatatgcaatgtccagaataggcaagtctatagagatagaaagtacaTTAGTGGTTACCTAGGACTAGGGGACTGCTAATGAGTATGGGGTTCCcttttggaatgatgaaaatattctggaattatgTAGCTGTATAACTCtgactatactaaaaaccactgaaattACAAGGGCAAATTTTAGGTTTGTGAATTATATTGGCTACAAAATCCATGTTCTTTCAGTGTCCCAAGAAGTGCATCTTGTGAACAAGAGCCATTGTTACCTGAGGGTAGTCCCTGGGTTTCCTAGACCCCAGTGGCCCCAGCTCCTCACCCACCATGCAGGACCCCTTGCTGGTTGTATGAGGATGCAGGGTGAGAAACTGACACTAGAGCCATATCTCCTTACCAGGTTAGGGAAGCTGAGACACGCTGACCCATGACTGTATGATCCTGGGTACCTGGGAAGAGGCTGGAAGTGGCTCCCTCGTTGTTAGTTTTAGATTGAAGGAAAAAGGGCACATGGCCTAGGGATTTGTTGTACACCTGCTATGCACCACTACCCAGGAGTCCTTAggtctctctctgggcctcattttctcAGCTGTAGGTGAGTGGATTAGCCCAGCCACGTCAAGCTGTGGGCCTTGGAGCCTGAGGGCTTCTGTGGAGGCCTCTCGGGGGTTGTTCAAGAGGGGGAGTGTTTCCCATTATGCATTTCACTAAGGGAGTTACCGTTTGGTGTTTGCGCCAAGTACTCGTTATACACTCTATATCCAGTTCTCATCTAACCCTCTCAGCAACCCAGATAGTCTCTTTATCCCTGCTCAGCAAGTTTAAGTAACTTTGGCCAGGATCATATGGATGGTAGGTGACTCAGCAAGAATCCAAACCCAAGTCTGCCTCACACTCAACCTCCATTGCTGCCTTGCAAAGAATAGCATAAGGAGAGCATAGGAGTTctttgtttgttggtttttaaattttaaaaaatcatttttattgagatataacttacATGCAATAAAACTCACCTATTTTAACTGTATAATGAGTTTGGACAAGTATATACAGTTTTGTAAACACCATCACAATCATGATGTAGATTCCACCTCCCCAGAAAGTTCCCTTGTGTCCCTTTGTAGTCAGTCCCTTCTCTTCATCCCTGTCCCTCAGCAAACACTGCTTTCTGTTACTATAATTTTAgcatttctagaatttcatataaatgagatcCTACAATATGTGGTCTTGTGTGTTTAGCTTTTTTCACTCTTGCTTAATGCTTTCCATATTCGTTCATATTGTTGTATGACCAGTACTTCATCTCTTTACTGGTGAGTAGTAATCCAGTATATGGCTATATGACAattagtttatccattcacctattgatagaTATTTGAGACTTCTaggtttttggctattatgaataaagtttctCCTAATACTAAAGTACagtctttgtgtggatatatgttttaatttctcttggaaaTACCTAGGGGTGGGATTGGTGGGTCACATGAagttattagttttctattgctgtgtaacaagttaCCACTAACTCAATGATTTAACacacccatttattatctcacaattctGGGAGCAAAGTTCATGGGACCATCTTAAACTTCTGCCTATCGCATATGGTATGTGTCTGTTTAACTTTATAAAGAATAGCATGAGGAATGGTTTTCTTTATAAGAAACcatcaaaataatttcaaagtgtCTGCACTATTTTACCTCCCCACTGGAAGTCtatgagagttctagttgctTCACATTCTGGCCAACATTTGGTTCtgccattctttttaattttaattgttgcATATATAACGGTATCTcatggtgattttaattttaatttccctgatgactgatgATGATGATATTTTTTGATATGTGTATTAAAGCATAAAATTTTGTTTGatgaaaattttgtttgtttctagtgctttcaaaaaagattgaaacccATTGGCTTAAACTGTGGGGCTCTTCCAGAACCTATAATCTGTGAATTTCTCAGTGGGGCCCTGGGCCTATCTCTCTCCTTCTGAAACAAAGCATTCCCTGAATGATTATCTTCAGGGCCACAATCCCAAATCTGAAATTCTGAAATCCAAATGATTCTGAAaaccaaatgtttttttcttggttGGCACCAAAACTCATCGGTAGCAAAACCTGACATGAACTTCTGtggtggtttttttgtttgtttgcagaAGGACCCTCTTTTGTCCCATGCCTGTGTTGGCTGCCTGGAGGCCTTGCTTGACTACCTGCATGCCCGAAGCCCAGACATCGGTAGAAACCTTCCTTGTTCTCTGATGTTCCTTTGGGGGAGATTGTAGGGGGCCAGCCCCTGCCACCCTTCCACCCCAGACCCCCATCCCCTATTCAGTGATTCACACTGattttgtttaattcttttaataacaCCACAAAGGCACTGTCATGCCCATTATACCGATGAGGGTCAGAGAGGTCAAGCATCTTGCCTagccaaggtcacaaagctcTTATGTGGCAGAACACTTATTGTTGCCTGCCACCTATCACAGTGGGGTATGTGGTTTCCCTGAGCCAGGCAGCATAGGTGGGTAGAAGCCCAGGAAGAAAGAAACTTCCTGCAGTCAGCTTGTCTACTGCTCTGTCTCTAGCTGAGCAGCTCTTTTTTGAGTCAATAGGAGAAAGTCCTCTTTAGCAATGTTCTAAGGCTTTTTGAAAAATAGCATCAACAACCCAGGGTGACTGGTGTTTCCTGTAGCCCTCCATGTAGTCTCCCAGCCCTGGAATCGTTTTTTGCTGTTTACCCTCCTGGATGCTGGAGAGAATTCCTTCCTCAGACCTGAGATCTTGAGGCTCATGACCCTGGTAAGTGCAGAAAGGAGGGGCTTGTGCTCTGAAAAATGCCAGAGCTGGGTGATCCTGAGGCCAGGGACACCTTACTTTTATCCTAATTCAACCCTCATCCTTGAAGGTCAAGGGGTTAGGCAGGCCTGCCCCCTATAAGTGCCCTGCTCAGAGGATTCCTCTAAATGCTTACACTGACCAGGGCCTGCCCACCGCCAGTAAGATCCTTTGCTAAGTCCTAAAAATGTCAATGAGCCAAATGCTCTCTGCCTTTAAGGGTCCTTCAGTCTACAGAGAAGGAGATAGACAAGGAAACTTACCATTAAACAAAGATGTTATTAGTGGTAGAGGATAGactaagtgcctggcacacaataagTGCCCACTGAATAAACAAGCCTGTGAATGACAGAGAAGTGCATCAATGAATACATCAGTGTTTGGTGTGGGAATAGAAAAAAGAGTAATTGCTTCTGCCAGAGCTAGGAGGGAAATGTGAAGAAGAATTAAGTAAGTACTCAAttagtgttttatttcttcagtaaaATGGAAGAACATTCAGCAGGAAGGTGACTTTTTATTTGAGGCTTGAAGGATTAGCAAAGAGGAAAAGTATTCCAGGTAGTAAAGTGAGCACAGCAGGTACATGAGCACATGGTGGTGTGTCTGGGTAAACACAACACAATCCCTTATTTGGCCATGAGTGTGAGGTGCAAGActgaggggtgtgggagagtaCTGGGCCAAGTCTCTCAGGGATTTGCAGTCTACCTCATTTGCCCGCTCTCGCATGACACAACCCCACCCCCGCCCACCAACTCTGAGCTCCTTGGAGGCAGCAATCTGTGGGCTTCCGATCTGTCCCCAGCTCTGTGCTGAGCATGGCAGGGGCACAGGAAATGTCTGTGAATAAAGGAGAGGCCAAACCACTGTGTTTGGGGCTTCTCTCCATGGTCCAGTTTGTGCGGTTCCATAGCAGCTGTGTCCTCTCTCGTGAAGAGGTGGGTTATGTTCTGCAAGGCGCGGCTTCAGCTGACCTCTCTGCTCTCTCAAACACCACACTGCAGGCTCTGCGTGGCTTCTTCCTGCAGGTGGGTAGAAAGGAGATGCTGTGTAACCAAAATGCGAGGCTAGACCCTACACACTGTCCTCTCTGGGGCACTCTGGCCACAGCAGCCAGTGGGAGGTCAGGAGGGCAGGGTGTGGAGGGTAGAGGGCCTGTATGGAGTGGGCACTGAGAAAGCCCATCTTCCCTGCCCTTTTCTCCCTTCAGGTCCAGAGCACAGGCCTCCTGGTTGATCACACCACAGTCCAGACCCTGCAGGCCTCCTTGGAGGGCCTTTCCCTCAGGGCTTCCTCAGCCCAGCCACCCCTGCAGGACATGCTGTATCCTTTCTTGCATTTGGGAGTCTTGGCCTTGGGAAGGTCACCCAGACTATGGGTGGCTGTGGTATCATGCTTCAGGATGGACAGGTGCACTGTTTACAGCCCCACCCTCCAAAGCAAGCAAGTCAGTGAGAATAATTAATAGTGAAAGTAATAACAATGACTTGTTCTGTTTATTAAGCTCCTGCCAAGGACAGGCCTATTACATGCACTATATCTAATCCTCGCAGCAGTAGGAGAGTTAACATAGTGTAATTTAgaccagagaagttaaatgaagTGCCCAGGCTCACACAGTGATAGCATCAAGATTAGATCCCAGATTGGTCTGTCTCCAAAGCCACATTACCAAACTCAAGAAGGAGGTAGTTCTTCCCCAAGCTTGAAGAAAGTTGCCCAAGCCCAGCTGGTATGGCCAGTGTTGGGGGTTTCTGGGTAACTCGCATGTCTCTGAGAAAGCCTGGGTCTGTGGGCAGTGATCAGAGGCCATTGGGAGGGGGTGTGGTGCTCCAGAGACACTCTGGAGGGGTATGTGTGTGCATGGGGGTACTTCCTGTGCTTCCCCACCAGCTGCCTCCCtggttccctcccttcccacttccCTGGTATGGTTCCTTAACCTAGGTGTTCAAGTCCTAATTTTAGAATCCAGCCCACTATTTTTAGCACCTGTGTTCTTGCCCGTTTTTGCCCTTTTGGGCTCTGGAAGTGTGGTTCTCCCATGACTAGCCCCTCCtctgttgttttcctattgtGTTTTGCTGCCAGCTGCGTAGGAGGGGTGGCTGTATCCCTATCGCACATCAGAGACTAAATCTCAGGACTTGAAGGCACAGAAGTGGAGGGAACTGAGACCTGGAGAAGATAAAGTCAGGACAGAATTGCTGGGGAAATGGGTGGCATCTGGAGCCATTTACTCCACTGTTGAAATGGAATCAGGAAGTAAAATGATACACTCATGTCTCTGGGCTCTCCAAAAACATTCACCCTCAACTCACTCATCTTGGCTTCTTTGGGCTGGTTCTTTAGCCCGTTGGATGGCCATCGCTTCAGCAAGGGATGGAGGGCCTCAGGGAGAAAGGGGTATGATTTGTTCTGGTAACACATAAGAAACACCAGCTGGGTGCCTGTTGTACCCAGGAAACACCAGTCAGGCCATCCTTGGGGCTGGAAGGGCAGAGAATGACCTGTTTGGTACTGCTGTGATCCCAGCGCTTTAAGAGGCACTTTACCTCTGCCTCATCTTATGTGAAGGTACAGTTTCCGGCAAGAAAGCTGAGGTCAAATCCTCAGCTTTACTGAGAAACTGCCCCAGCTCAGCCTTTCTCTGGCTAAAGTAAGTTCTCTGTGTTTCTTTCCCTCAGCCCTTCCCAGAAAATTTGTACACCCACGTGTGCAGTTCTTTTATGTCTGCTGTCCACAACTATGCCCGCCCATTCTGAATTCAACTCTCAGGGGCTTCcagctcccttcccacccgccgAGGGTCCCCCAACCTGGGTATCTGTAACTGGACAGTCACCCTTCCTCCTTGAGTCTGGCAGTAGGGACCCTGCACAACACTGGGCTGAACTAATGAATGGACAGTGGGGGCCCCCGACTACTTGGTTTATAAGCTGGCGGAATGGAGGGGGAAGATCCACTCCGCACTTCaagtttctttggaaaaaaaagttcTAGTTACGATCCACTAAATGATCTATCCACCTGCAGTTTAAAAGACAACTGACGAAACAGTTGCGTGGAAGGCCGGGCAAGGGACAGGACCCCGTTTTGCAGACGCGCCCTTTAAGTTAGGCAAAGACCCCTCGCAGACTTAGTTCCCTTCAGCCAGGCAGCAGAGCGCCAGGCGCCGGAACAGTTGCGTAGTGTGGGTAAGACGAGCCGCCAACTACCGCAAGCGGACTCGGGGCGGAGCCGGAAGTGAGGTTAGCGGAGCGTCCGTCGCGGCCCACGCTGGTTGGTCGCGAGCGGAGCGGTGGGCGGGGTGGTATTCGGCGGTCTGTGCGCGGCGCTCGCGGGTACTCTGCTTCAGCGCGTTTGCTGGTCGTTCCGCCGGACCCTGGAGTCGCTCTGCACGCCGAGGACGTGGTCGCCCGCTCCTCCGCGCCGCCTGGCCTGGTAGGTGGGGCCGGGGGCGGAAGCCTCCCACACCCAGTTGCTGGGGCTCGGGGGGAGATCGCGGCCCCGGAGGCCTCTTCGTTGGAGAGACTCGCTCGCTCCTCCGGGAGCCCCAAAGGCTCGGGGCAGCAACCCGGGCCACGAGTTCGGGTGGGCTCAGAGTCCGCCACTCTTGCAGGATGGCTTCAGAGTCGAGGGAGATCTCCGGGGACAAACAGGGCGGGGAGCGGGAGTGAGAGACCAGATTAAGTGGAGTAATGGTACAGAGAGCAGGGTTCGTCCCACGCGCTCTGCCTTTTCGGCTTTCCTTTCCTACTCGTCTTATTCGCTCATTAACGGCTGTCATATCTCCCTGACCACAAGTTCTGCCCTACCCTGGTTCTGGTTCCCTTGTGCCTGGAGCGTGACATTGGAAGGTAGGGGGTCCTGGGTGAACTTAGACTACTACTCCCGTTCTCTAGGCTTCAGGTGTCTGATCTGCATTCTCTGAATGACCTCTGCGGGCTCTCTTTGTCAGTAACTGATCAGGGGCAGCTTTGAGGTAGCCTGTGCTTGGTGAGGCTCTTGGTTTAGCCTGGGAGTAGCTGAGAGACTTTGGGAAGTCACCTCACTTTTCTGTGCATTGGTTTCCACATTGGTAAAATTGGGCAGCTGTCACTTGAAGCCTCCTCTGACCACCAACTCTCTCATCCTCCTGTGCTCGTTTTACAAGTTTATTGGTTATCTTACCTCTGCTAGGTACCATTGTCTctctcattcactgctgtattcccagcTGTAGAACAGTGCCTGTTGCCTGAATAGAAACAGGTGTTGCTTACGGTGTTTGTGGTTCCAGAATGAGTGAGTAGTAGCCCTCTTACCCTAAGattgccctgcctccctccctcttctgatGACAGAaatcagggaaggaaggaaactcCAGAAGTTTCACATCCCCACTGGCTGCCTGAGCCTCCCTAACCAGTTACCTTTCTGGGAGTCCAGGATAGGAGAAAGTTGTGAAAGAATGTTACTGACCATCCCCCCGCTCCCAGGCACAGTTCCTCACCCTGTAGTAGGGAGGTGACTTccttatccctgttttacagttgagaaagCTCCCTGCTTGCAGTAGGGAAGTGACCTCCTTATCCCTGTTTTAAAGGTGAGAAAGCTCCCTCCCTGCAGTAGGGAGGTGACTTCCTTATCcttgttttacaggtgagaaagctgaggctcagagaggctgagcaaTTTCCCGGGGTCCCACAGTCAGGGTCAGAGCCAGGGCTCCAGCCCAGAGTTCTACACACCAACCTTTTATGCTCTAAGCATCCCTGCATTGCCACCacttaccttccttccttcctttactgtGCCATCATTGTCTGCTGGTCATGGCTCTCGGCTAGGGACTGGGGCTCCAGGGCTTTACCAAACTGAATGCTTGGTATTGGAGGCAGTGCCATGTTAGTAATTTGCTGTTCACCTGTACTCTGTGTTTATGTAACACCAAGCTCTGGATCTCATCTCCTCTGTAGGGGTTACTCTCTTAGCTCCAGGGTCTTGGATATGGACCTTCTTCAGTTCCTGGCCTTTCTCTTTGTCCTGCTACTGTCTGGGACAGGAGTCACAGGCACTCTCAGGACCTCCCTGGACCCAAGCCTGGAGATCTGTATCCTTTGGAGTTGGAGGTGGGGTTCAGGACCTGTTTCTGAGGTAATATATAATTGAAGTGTCTATGTACCTACAACCGCTTAGATTCCAGGGATGGAGTAGACCCAGGCAATTTGAGTAGAGGGGAAAGGCAAGGTGCTATAACCAAACCTTGATCAAGACAGTTCTCATCTTCAGTTTCCCATATGTTAAGTGGAGAAGGCAAGGCCTGTATCTCAGAGCACAAGGGCTCTGAGGATTGTATGTGTGCCTGGCAGCTTGTGAGGGAGACCTGGTGAGGAATTCAGGTCCTGGCATACTGAGCCACCTACTCTGGGCCAGGCCTTGGGAACCCAAAATGAGTCAGGGCTGTGAGGCATTCACAGGCCTCACCTTGTACTCTGTGATCAGCACTCTAATAGAACATGGGAAGGGGCGGGGAGAAGCACTGTGCCGTAGCTTTTGAACCAGGTTGTAAAAGCCTAGAAACTCAGAGAAGGGTTGGGGCATCCCAGGCAGAGTGTGCAATGTGAGTAGAAAGAGTGGGGGTTCTGAGAACAGTGAATGATTGTGGAAGATGGCAGGAAGcccaaagggaagggaagggaggacgGGAGCCAGGGCCTGAAGCTTGTATTCAGGCTGTTGGATATGGAATCCTCTGTGAAATGGAGGATTGATACAGTGTAGGATGCATATGCTTCTCAAAGAGTTTGTTCCTTTCAAACTCTTtgagaggggcagggcagggaggggggtcCCAGCCATGGTCATCTATGACCCTTCCAGATACTTGCTGGTCAGGAATGGGCCGTCTGGGTTGGGACCACTGGGTTATCCAGGCAGGGGGTGGGTGTGGGAGCCAGCCCCTTAACCTGATGCTGCACAGACAAGAAGATGTTTGAGGTGAAGAGGCGGGAGCAGCTGTTGGCACTGAAGAACCTGGCACAGATGAACGATGTCCACCAGCAGTATAAGATCCTTGATGTCATGCTCAAGGGGCTCTTTAAGGTGTGTATGGGCAGGGACAGCTTATGACAGGGCCAAGCCCTGATCTGGGCACTGATAGATAGGTAGAATTCCCTGGGGATGGTGTTCCATGAGAGGGGAACTGCATGCACAAAAGATTTGAAGTAGGGTTAAAGTAAGTGGGGCCATCTCTGAAGGGCTCTGCAAAGCCACTCAGCCCAAGTGGGTTCCCTCAGGTGCTGGAAGACTCCCGGACAGTGCTCATTGCCTCAGACGTGCTCCCAGATGGGCCCTTTCCCCAGGATGAGAAATTGAAGGATGGTATGGTCTTCCCAACCTCACCCTCTATTCCTCCCAACCATCTGAATCTTCTCTAGCTACTGCTTCCCTCCGGTTCTTGtcaccctttttcttttctttttgaaagtatCCTCTTGTGGCGCCTTCAGAGTGGACTCCTTGGGTGTATGGGCACTTAATCTATGTTTCTCTGAGTATTTCTGGGCCTTAGAGCCACTTTCTGTGCCCCTGATACAGATGTATTCCTTCATGCTGTCCTGTGTTTGGGGCAGGGGAACCAGCGAGGAGCCTCTGCCCACTACCACTCCAGGACCCTTGTCTTTTTCACCACCTGACCCTTCTGGTAGAGAAAACAAGGGTTGTTCCATTTGCAGGAGAAAAACCTGAGGCCCGTTGAAGTGCCTGGGAGTCTGGGTGGGTACCAGTGCTCTTCACTATTGCTCCAAAAGCCTGAACCCCCTTAAGTCCTTTTTGAGACAAGATGGGAAAAACATAGGTAAATAAGATGgaagaatgttctgtgtgcctTCATCCCTTCAAAGAATTTCTCGCAGTGGTaattgcccccccccccccattaacTGGTTATATTCTAACAATTAAGTTTGCTAGATAACACTGTCAGAGAGAGTAAGGAAGTAGCCCTTACAGACTGAATGGTGGATTCAGATGTCATCTCTAATCTCCCCTGTAACTCTTGTGGAAGGTACCATGACctccattttccagataaaaGAGGACAAGTGGTTTGCCCTGGCTCTTACCTGTAGGCCAAGCTAACTCCTGAGTTCTTTGAGGTTCAGGATTGTTCTGAAGCCCAGGGGTACCTGCTCTAATTGACTCAGACCCAGCCTGGCATATCTTTGGAGGAGCCCGCTTACCTCTCTGTGTGGTGTGGCCAGTGTGGGTGAGGGTTGCGTGGGACTTCTCTGCAGGGGTGGCTCAAGCAGGGGCTGCAACTAAGGCTGGGTATGCAGTTATTTTTCATGCTAGCCTATTCTTCGTGAGTCAGAGGGATCTGCCACCATAAAAGTCTAAACCGACCTAATGACCAGAGGAAGGACATTAGCGGGAAAACTTGAAATTCAAGTAAGGTCTATAGATCAGTATCTGTCCTGGTTTGTATAGTTGTATGATGGTTATGTAAGATAATAGCATTAGAGGAAGCTGAGTGAAGGAATTTTATGATGCATTATggaagtctaaaattatttcaaaataagaacttcagaaacatttaaaataaaattggagagatatttttaaaaaaacaaaacaaactctaATGTGTTCCTTGGCCTTTCTAACAGACCTGACCTCTCACAGGCACTGTAGTTGGGTTAACACCAGGGCCTGCCTCTGGATATATGGATACCAAGCTGGGAGAGTCAGACCCAGCCAAGCCTCATGTGATGCATATGGCTTCATGTGCAGAATGACACCACCTCTCTGATTCCCTTAACAAATGAGTCTTCTAACCATGAGTTACAGGGGAAAGCATGGCCCTTGGAGTCAGACAGAACTGGGTTTGTGGCCCAGATTCACCATTCATTAGCcatgtgagcctcagttttccatcTATGATATGGGAACAGCAGCCACATCTTCCTCTAGAGGCGGTTTTGTGGATTGAGTGATCTGGTGGGTGTGAAGGCCTTAGCTTGCACTGCGCATGTGGTCAGCGCCTGTGGATAGCAGACACTGTTTCCTTCTCTCATTAGAGGGCTTGCCTCTGTTCTCTGGAGGGTTCCCGGGACTGGCCAGGTGGGCAGTAGGAAGGCATCTTCCCTGGCCTCTCATCAGGGTCCTCTTGGCAGCTTTCTCTCAAGTGGTGGAGAACACGGCCTTCTTCGGTGATGTGGTGCTGCGCTTCCCGAAGATCGTACATCACTACTTTGACCAAAACTCCAACTGGAACCTTCTCATACGCTGGGGCATCAGCTTCTGCAACCAATCGGGCGTCTTTGACCAGGGGCCCCACTCGCCCATCCTTAGCCTGGTAAGGACTGGGGTGGAGGAGGCCCAGGAGCCCTCTGTTTGGTGGTGCTCTGTGAACCTTCAGTTGGGCCTGAATGTCAGCCCTTGGCCATGTTTTCTATGATACGCCTCAGGCTTCCTTGAGGTGCCGTATCAAGGGGTCTTCTGCTGACCTGGGTCTCTAAAGGCAATCCCCTGGCCCACATCTGCCTAAGCCTCGGGTCTGGGTCCTAATATGGAGGGAGTGGCCTGCGGGTGAGC
Coding sequences within it:
- the CCDC134 gene encoding coiled-coil domain-containing protein 134; amino-acid sequence: MDLLQFLAFLFVLLLSGTGVTGTLRTSLDPSLEIYKKMFEVKRREQLLALKNLAQMNDVHQQYKILDVMLKGLFKVLEDSRTVLIASDVLPDGPFPQDEKLKDAFSQVVENTAFFGDVVLRFPKIVHHYFDQNSNWNLLIRWGISFCNQSGVFDQGPHSPILSLMAQELGISEKDSDFQNPFKVDHAEFLSSTDPFQKALREEEKRRKKEEKRKEIRKGPRISRSQSEL